A genomic stretch from Amia ocellicauda isolate fAmiCal2 chromosome 23, fAmiCal2.hap1, whole genome shotgun sequence includes:
- the cnrip1b gene encoding CB1 cannabinoid receptor-interacting protein 1b: MGDVPQLIKIGVALKIQPNDGAVYFKVDGQRFGQNRTIKLLTGSKYKIEVVLKPGAIEAISMGIGGVNFPLEQKSKDPQSVIYTGIYDTEGVGHTKSGERQPVQVNIQFKDIGTFETVWQVKYYNYHKRDHCQWGNSFGSIEYECKPNETRSLMWINKEMFI, encoded by the exons ATGGGCGACGTTCCCCAGCTCATTAAGATCGGCGTTGCTCTGAAGATACAGCCCAATGACGGGGCGGTGTATTTTAAAGTGGACGGGCAGAGATTCGGCCAGAACAGGACGATCAAATTGCTAACGGGGTCCAAATACAAGATTGAAGTGGTGTTGAAGCCCGGAGCAATTGAAGCCAT TTCAATGGGAATAGGTGGAGTGAACTTCCCCCTGGAACAGAAATCTAAAGACCCCCAGTCTGTCATCTACACGGGGATCTATGACACTGAAGGCGTGGGTCATACCAAAAGCGGGGAGAGGCAACCTGTGCAAGTGAACATCCAG TTCAAAGACATTGGCACCTTTGAGACCGTATGGCAAGTGAAGTACTACAACTACCACAAGAGGGACCACTGTCAATGGGGAAACAGCTTCGGCAGCATCGAGTACGAATGTAAACCCAACGAGACGCGCAGCCTGATGTGGATCAACAAGGAGATGTTCATTTGA